Sequence from the Phragmites australis chromosome 11, lpPhrAust1.1, whole genome shotgun sequence genome:
AAGAATAAGGTAAGGAAACCAGGAGAGACACTCATTCGATACAACCAACTCGATCGGTTAGTAATAATTTTGTAGAATGATGACTAAGTACATAGTCAGAAAGCAAGCAATGAAGCAGATGCAGTCGATGATCACAAGATCCTGGAACTTGAGGCCGCGTCACTACCTCCTCTACCACGACTGCTCCAACTGTATTGGCTCAAGTCGGAGCTGTCATCTTGCGCACCGGCCACCATCCGCTGGAACATCCTTATCTCTGCGGTGTTGGCAATGTTGAAAAGTTCGCTTTGCCCAGGCTGAACACCATTTGTTAGATCAATGTCGGCTAAGCTATGAAGAGCTCGCACCACCTGAAAGTGACACAAACATCATCTTCTGCTTCATGAATCAATGAGAATCAGTTAATTTCTTTCAATGTGCATCAAGTGTCCTCTGGACGCTGACACTGATCTTCCTACACACTTGGGTTGCGTAGTTATTTGAATTTCAACCATAAAAGTAAAACTGGTTGTCCAATTCAAAACAATTATGATGCTATTTGCTGAAGCTGAAAATACAACATCTACGCTGTTTCACAAAATATATGTTCCGCAATACATCAAATTATACAGTCATATCCACATTACAAAAAACTTGCAAGTACCTGGCTCATTCTGGGCCTCCTTGATGCCGAGTGTCGAATGCAAGCTGCAGCAGCCTCAATCATACGGAACATCTCGACCTCATTGAAGTTGTTCTCAAGCCTGGGGTCAATCAACCCTTCCAAATAGCCTGTGTCAAGAGCTCGAGAAAGCAATGGCCTAGCCTGCAAATAATTGGGAAGGGAATCATTCGAGAAATGTCAGAGCTTGCAGGCTGTAAGTTGTAAACGAGTTCTGATTAGAAAGCTGCTCTTGGTTGACTATTCAAGGGGCACAGCGGTTTGTACACCCTTGAGAACCACAGGTAGAAACCCTTAGTTTGCATGAACAAAAGAATCACtattattagttttttttagagtaATAATATTATGAGATGAGTTTTTCTCTGTTGCTCCTAAAGTGTCCCATGACGAGATTTGcaactatttatatttcatGGAAATACACAAGAATCCTATAACATTAAGGGTGCAGGCATGCTCCATATTCACTGTGTAGCAATTCTTCAAACATAAACCAGCTCTAACTGCTGCGTAGCAGTTACAGATATCACGACTGATTTTCTCTATTCTCAAGATATCTGCCTACGGTTACAGTGCTCATGTATAATGAGTCTACTGCAGCCTACCAGAGGATACTGATGTGGCACATAAATTGCCCGCACGATATTTATTTCTCAAAATAAGTATACCATCAAACGCGGGGAACAAGCTTATACTGCTTGAGCACAGAAACTCCCAAAAATCATAGTGAACAAAAGGTGATCTAGGAACATCAACAGGCGTTTAGCAATAAGTTTGGCACTAAAACTCACCCACTCGACAAGGCTCTCGTCACCCAAAGGTCTCGACGCATCAACAGGTTTTCGGCCAGTAATAAGCTCTAAGAGAACAACACCAAAAGAGAATATATCCGATCTCTCAGTCAATTTGCCACTTGATGCATACTCCGGAGCCATGTACCTGCAAGAAAAGGATAAAAATGAATTTAGTCTTGAATTCTGTATGATTATGACATATAGATGTCCATTTTGCAATTTGATAGTACTTCACTCACCCAAATGTCCCCATAACACGGGTAGTTACATGTGTTACGGCATCCAAAGCCAGCCTCGCAAGACCAAAATCAGCCACCTAGAAGTCATGGATAGCATTCAATCAACAAATTAATAGTAGTTAACTATAATGTAGGGAAATTTCGGGCTCATTTTGGGAATGTAGTTACCTTTGCCTCGAAGTTGTTATCCAACAAAATGTTTGAGGACTTGATGTCTCGATGGATTATCCTTGGATGGCCTGCAAAAGGATAAAAAAAAGGAACGGTTGTAACAACTAACAGACTGAAGTAGATGGAAATTATGACTGTAGAGAAGAAGACAAGTAAGAAGGAACATTACAATCTTCATGTAGGTATGCTATTCCACGAGCAGCACCAGAAGCAATTTTAATCCTGGCAGACCATTCTAAAACAGGCATTCCCTGTCCTGCGATTGCAGAACGATTCAGTACTAGTTCGTCTTTACACCCTTGTAAAAATGTAGCAAAAGGCTATAGCATACCGTGAAGGTGATAATATAGGGTGCTATTAGGCACGAAATCATAGACAAGTAATCTTTGGTTATTGGAAATGCAATATCCCACAAGAGAAACCAAATGACGGTGATGCACACGACAAATTATCTCCACTTCAGCCTGGAACTCACGTTCTCCTTGTCCACCACCATCTTTTAGTTGCTTCACAGCCACCTCTTTACCATCAGGCAGGCGGCCCTTGTATACCGATCCAAAGCCTCCTTCCCCAAGCAGTTTCTGAGCCGAGAAGCCATCAGTAATCTGATAGAGTTCCTCATATGTGAATAACCTGGAATTGCCCATGCTAATATCAGACACGCATGCTTGCAGTCTGGGAGTCCCGGCACTATAGCTGGTTTGTACAGAAGGATCAACTGAGGATCCTACATTTGCTGAGTCACCTGAAGAGAATTGGGAAGATATCAGTCGCAGTGCTGCCCCCTGAGCACACCTACATACTCAGGTAGATGCATGACAAATTACCTGAAGGTTGCTGAGAGGAAAAAGGCGGGGCAGGCGACATGAATCCAGCACGGTAAGCATTTCTTTCCCTCTTCCTCCTACTCTTGTTGGTGTACAAAACAGCAGCTGCTATCAAACTAAGCACAAGAACGGCAAGCACTGCACCGATGGCTATGATGGCACCAGCACTAAGCCCGCCCAAGGAGGCGGAGGCTGAGGCGGAGCGTGCACTGGGGCTCAAGGACTTGTTGGAACTTGGGTTCCTGCCCGAGCTCGGGTGGGCCGGATCAGCTGCCGTGGCAGGCGTGGGCAAAGGCTTGTGATGATTCGGTGCTGATGGCACGACGGCCGGAGAAGCATCATTGGTCGGAGGTGATGCAGCAGGCGCCGGGGACAGAGGCGGATGCGCAGCCGGCGTCCTTGGCTTTGGTGGGGCTGACGGCGGGGGTGTGGGAGGGGGCGCGAGCACCGGCGGCGAAGGCGAAGGCGAAGGCAAAGgcctcggaggaggag
This genomic interval carries:
- the LOC133884437 gene encoding proline-rich receptor-like protein kinase PERK8 encodes the protein MAAAAPPTASSPAPQPIATPTDTSATPPPLSSPPPTAPPPSSRLLTPPTPLVAASPPPTPPQTLAPPPPRPLPSPSPSPPVLAPPPTPPPSAPPKPRTPAAHPPLSPAPAASPPTNDASPAVVPSAPNHHKPLPTPATAADPAHPSSGRNPSSNKSLSPSARSASASASLGGLSAGAIIAIGAVLAVLVLSLIAAAVLYTNKSRRKRERNAYRAGFMSPAPPFSSQQPSGDSANVGSSVDPSVQTSYSAGTPRLQACVSDISMGNSRLFTYEELYQITDGFSAQKLLGEGGFGSVYKGRLPDGKEVAVKQLKDGGGQGEREFQAEVEIICRVHHRHLVSLVGYCISNNQRLLVYDFVPNSTLYYHLHGQGMPVLEWSARIKIASGAARGIAYLHEDCHPRIIHRDIKSSNILLDNNFEAKVADFGLARLALDAVTHVTTRVMGTFGYMAPEYASSGKLTERSDIFSFGVVLLELITGRKPVDASRPLGDESLVEWARPLLSRALDTGYLEGLIDPRLENNFNEVEMFRMIEAAAACIRHSASRRPRMSQVVRALHSLADIDLTNGVQPGQSELFNIANTAEIRMFQRMVAGAQDDSSDLSQYSWSSRGRGGSDAASSSRIL